The following proteins come from a genomic window of Anabas testudineus chromosome 3, fAnaTes1.2, whole genome shotgun sequence:
- the fhod1 gene encoding FH1/FH2 domain-containing protein 1 isoform X2 produces MASVTCRVQYLEDSDPFICTNFPEPRRPPTVNLEENLPLSEQIAGIHKLLEPPLKLEDCTLQLSPNGNYLDLDLSLAEQKDELESFYDDVMKGKKPILILRTQLSVRVHSVLEKLYNSHGPELRRSLFSLKQLFQDDKDLVPEFVASEGLTCFIKVGAEADHNYQNYILRALSQIMLFVDGMNGVINHNETVQWLYTLTGSLSRLVVKTALKLLIVFVEYAESNSPLLIQAVNTVDGNRGVQPWSYVMEVLQEKNGSDPELLMFTMTLINKTLAALPDQDSFYDVTDSLEQLGMETIIQKHMNNKGAEPELRAQFTVYETALRHEDGDVEDSSHPIRKERRKMATGEQEGRRSRRSSSQNLPDLLSSSAGSSRPASPTPSAFLSPSTADPVVSSTSPTPGLGSRPSSPLTSDSSSPTCSPSGSQRGSPVPPQTAPNGTMTTEQDMKTPSSPSRSFLSHHMSALGLSRKSRLFSKTSSISEEPSAACSSSPSDVSLQLNPEQPGSKTETKTSFNSGEDDQVFCPDDYNVNMDKPVLRKFADTFLHRLAATQWEKKRRSKQLSQPRLSTSDDIITLSPQPAVEEGGDVPAEEPLCPVPASSSLDTNRRPESQNDPPPPVQRKCSTLTNDKKFLLDMLFSKTTAPGPLSPTAAASDIEEEGSFLPGGGDPGGLGRVLERLSDLRARSVEPPKSSESNTSLRTELEGLEGSAQAALARLTEERQNQQLRQQSSIDMESHAHHLESTQMTPLGPRAPADAWDQLQPSAAALRIKDLDFSDLLDDEDIDVLDVDTFDSSTSSFCLAGIPPPPPPLPGLAAPPPPPPPPPACPVPPPPPPPPGAPPPPPSSTSSQKKKKLVKLFWKELKQADGPQKCRFGQGTVWASLDKVAVDTTRLEHLFESKAKELAVTKKGPETKKSEILVLDPKRSNAINIGMTVLPAVHVIRTAILNFDEFAISKEGIEKILTMTPTEEEKQKIQEAQLANPDVPLGTAEQFLFSLASISALIPRLQLWAFKLNYEALEKEIAEPLFDLKLGMEQLASNQTFKRILATLLAIGNFLNGSNAKGFELNYLEKVVEVKDTVHRQSLLHHTCNQVVENYPESSDIYSEIPAITRSAKVDFELLSENLVQLEKRCKASWDNLKVVAKHETKAVLKNKMTEFLKDCTQRIIILKVVHRRVINRFHSFLLFLGQPSSSVRDIKVTSFCRIISEFALEYRTTRERVLTLKRKRATHRERTKTRGKMITETEKFSGAASPEDSPAPVSSPSEVAAGQEEEHENMKNLLISSSSGLTVDDRGLRRSRAVRSLGRVSPSAVSVAKEDGTNSPDDATDEIMDRLVKSVTKNPSDRPSSPKARKRSRLNRKSMRRTLKSGLTLDVVQALGLNNTTGDKV; encoded by the exons ttGGAAGATTGCACCCTTCAGCTGTCTCCTAATGGAAACTACCTGGACTTGGACTTGTCTCTGGCCGAGCAGAAAGACGAGCTGGAGAGTTTCTACGATGACGTGAT gaaaggaaagaaaccCATTCTGATCCTGAGGACTCAGCTCTCCGTCCGCGTTCACTCCGTCCTCG AGAAGCTGTATAACTCTCACGGTCCAGAGCTCAGACGGTCTCTCTTCTCCCTCAAACAGCTTTTCCAG GATGATAAAGACCTGGTTCCAGAGTTTGTGGCCTCTGAAGGTTTGACATGTTTCATTAAAGTTGGAGCAGAGGCTGACCACAACTACCAGAACTACATCCTGAGAG CTCTCAGTCAGATCATGCTGTTTGTGGATGGAATGAACGGAGTGATAAATCACAATGAGACGGTGCAGTGGCTCTACACGCTGACGGGAAGTCTG TCTCGTCTGGTGGTGAAAACGGCTCTGAAGCTGCTCATCGTCTTTGTGGAATATGCAGAGTCCAACAGTCCTCTACTCATCCAGGCTGTCAACACGGTGGACGGAAACAGAG gtGTGCAGCCATGGAGTTATGTGATGGAggttctgcaggaaaaaaacgGCTCCGACCCAGAACTGCTCATGTTCACTATGACTCTCATCAACAAG actCTGGCAGCGCTGCCCGACCAGGATTCGTTCTACGATGTGACGGACAGTCTGGAGCAGCTGGGGATGGAGACCATCATCCAGAAACACATGAACAACAAGGGAGCAGAACCTGAGCTCAGAGCACAGTTCACCGTGTACGAG acagCTCTGAGGCATGAGGACGGTGATGTGGAAGACTCGTCCCACCCCATTCgtaaagagagaagaaagatggCCACAGGCGAGCAGGAGGGACGGAGGAGTCGCCGCTCATCCAGCCAAAACCTCCCTGACCTCCTGTCTTCCTCCGCAGGATCCTCCCGGCCTGCGTCCCCCACACCCAGTGCATTCCTCTCCCCCTCCACCGCTGACCCTGTGGTCTCCTCCACCAGCCCCACGCCCGGGCTCGGCAGCAGGCCGTCCTCTCCGCTGACCTCTGATTCTAGCAGCCCCACCTGCAGTCCATCTGGATCCCAGAGAGGGTCTCCTGTTCCCCCTCAGACTGCCCCCAATGGTACCATGACCACAGAGCAGGACATGAAGACGCCGTCCAGCCC GAGTCGCTCTTTCCTCAGCCACCACATGTCAGCTCTGGGTCTGAGCAGGAAGTCCAGACTCTTCTCCAAAACCAGCTCCATCTCTGAGGAGCCGTCAGCCGCCTGCAG CTCGTCCCCCTCAGATGTCTCTCTCCAGTTGAACCCAGAGCAGCCCGGCAGTAAGACGGAGACTAAAACCAGTTTTAA CTCTGGGGAGGATGACCAGGTGTTCTG ccCAGATGACTATAATGTAAATATGGACAAGCCAGTTCTGAGGAAGTTTGC AGACACCTTCCTGCACCGCCTGGCAGCCACACAgtgggagaagaagaggaggagcaaaCAGCTGAGCCAGCCTCGGCTGTCCACGTCTGATGACATCATAACCCTGAGCCCACAGCCGGCGGTAGAGGAGGGCGGCGATGTCCCGGCTGAGGAGCCGTTGTGTCCTG tTCCAGCATCCAGCAGTCTGGACACTAACAGACGCCCGGAGTCCCAGAATGACCCAC CGCCACCTGTGCAGCGTAAGTGCAGCACGTTGACCAACGACAAGAAGTTTCTGCTGGACATGCTTTTCTCCAAGACCACTGCCCCGGGGCCGCTGAGCCCGACGGCTGCTGCTTCTGACATCGAGGAAGAAGGCAGCTTCCTGCCCG GTGGTGGAGATCCGGGCGGTCTGGGTCGTGTGTTGGAGCGTCTCTCCGACCTCAGAGCGCGCTCAGTGGAGCCTCCTAAGTCCAGCGAGAGCAACACCTCCCTGAGGACGGAGCTGGAGGGTCTAGAAGGTTCCGCCCAGGCAGCACTGGCCCGACTGACTGAAGAAAGACAG AACCAGCAGCTCCGGCAGCAGAGCAGCATCGACATGGAAAGCCACGCCCACCACCTGGAGTCGACCCAGATGACCCCGCTGGGCCCCAGAGCCCCTGCAGACGCCTGGGACCAGCTGCAACCCAGCGCCGCTGCCCTGCGCATCAAAGACCTGGACTTTTCGGACCTGCTAGACGACGAAGACATTGACGTTTTGGACGTGGACACCTTCgactcctccacctcctccttctgcttAGCTGGcatccctccccctccccctcctctacCTGGCCTGGCtgctcctccccctcctcctccgcctccacCAGCCTGTCCAGTCCCACCacctcccccccctcccccaggtgctcctccccctcctccctcatcCACGTCCtcccagaagaagaagaagctggtGAAATTGTTCTGGAAGGAGCTGAAGCAGGCGGACGGACCTCAGAAGTGTCGATTCGGTCAGGGGACGGTGTGGGCATCTCTGGACAAGGTGGCTGTGGACACCACCCGCCTTGAGCACCTGTTTGAATCTAAAGCCAAGGAACTGGCTGTCACCAAG AAAGGACCTGAGACCAAAAAGTCTGAGATTCTGGTTCTGGACCCAAAGAGGAGCAACGCCATCAACATCGGTATGACCGTCCTGCCGGCCGTCCACGTCATCAGGACCGCCATCCTCAACTTTGACGAGTTTGCCATCAGCAAAGAGGGAATCGAG AAGATCCTGACCATGACCCCCacggaggaggagaagcagaagatCCAGGAGGCTCAGCTGGCCAATCCCGACGTCCCCCTCGGCACAGCGGAGCAGTTCCTCTTCAGTCTGGCCTCCATCAGCGCCCTGATCCCCCGCCTGCAGCTCTGGGCCTTCAAACTCAACTACGAGGCTTTGGAAAAG GAGATCGCAGAGCCCCTGTTTGACCTGAAGCTGGGCATGGAGCAGCTGGCCTCCAACCAGACCTTCAAGAGAATCCTGGCAACACTGCTCGCCATTGGAAACTTCCTCAACGGCTCCAAC gccAAAGGCTTTGAGCTGAACTACCTGGagaaggtggtggaggtgaAGGACACAGTCCACCGTCAGTCCCTGCTGCATCACACCTGCAACCAGGTGGTGGAAAATTACCCAGAATCCTCGGACATCTACTCCGAGATCCCCGCCATCACCCGATCTGCCAAA gTGGACTTCGAGCTGCTCTCAGAAAACCTGGTCCAGCTGGAGAAACGCTGCAAAGCATCATGGGACAACCTGAAGGTGGTAGCCAAACACGAAACCAAAGCAGTGCTGAAGAACAAGATGACGGAGTTCCTGAAGGACTGTACACAGAGGATCATCATCCTGAAGGTCGTCCACCGGCGGGTCATCAACag gtTCCACTCCTTCCTGCTGTTCCTGGGTCAGCCGTCCTCCTCGGTCCGGGACATTAAAGTCACCAGCTTCTGTCGGATCATCAGCGAGTTCGCTCTGGAGTATCGCACCACCAGAGAGCGAGTCCTCACCCTCAAACGGAAACGAGCCACTCACCGAGAACGAACCAAGACCAGAGGCAAGATGATCACCGAG ACAGAGAAGTTTTCAGGGGCCGCGTCTCCCGAGGACAGTCCAGCTCCAGTCTCCAGCCCGTCAGAGGTGGCTGCTGGTCAGGAGGAGGAGCACGAGAACATGAAGAACCTGctgatcagcagcagcagcggtcTGACTGTGGACGACAGAGGCCTGAGACGCTCCAGAGCCGTCCGCA GTCTGGGCAGAGTGAGTCCATCTGCGGTGTCTGTGGCCAAAGAAGACGGGACCAACTCCCCGGACGATGCCACGGATGAGATCATGGACCGACTGGTTAAGTCCGTTACCAAGAATCCGTCAGACCGACCGTCCAGCCCAAAGGCCCGCAAACGGTCCCGACTCAACAGGAAGTCAA tgagGAGGACTCTGAAGAGCGGTCTCACTCTGGACGTGGTTCAGGCTCTAGGACTCAACAACACGACAGGAGACAAGGTCTGA
- the fhod1 gene encoding FH1/FH2 domain-containing protein 1 isoform X3 — MASVTCRVQYLEDSDPFICTNFPEPRRPPTVNLEENLPLSEQIAGIHKLLEPPLKLEDCTLQLSPNGNYLDLDLSLAEQKDELESFYDDVMKGKKPILILRTQLSVRVHSVLEKLYNSHGPELRRSLFSLKQLFQDDKDLVPEFVASEGLTCFIKVGAEADHNYQNYILRALSQIMLFVDGMNGVINHNETVQWLYTLTGSLSRLVVKTALKLLIVFVEYAESNSPLLIQAVNTVDGNRGVQPWSYVMEVLQEKNGSDPELLMFTMTLINKTLAALPDQDSFYDVTDSLEQLGMETIIQKHMNNKGAEPELRAQFTVYETALRHEDGDVEDSSHPIRKERRKMATGEQEGRRSRRSSSQNLPDLLSSSAGSSRPASPTPSAFLSPSTADPVVSSTSPTPGLGSRPSSPLTSDSSSPTCSPSGSQRGSPVPPQTAPNGTMTTEQDMKTPSSPSRSFLSHHMSALGLSRKSRLFSKTSSISEEPSAACSSSPSDVSLQLNPEQPGSKTETKTSFNPDDYNVNMDKPVLRKFADTFLHRLAATQWEKKRRSKQLSQPRLSTSDDIITLSPQPAVEEGGDVPAEEPLCPVPASSSLDTNRRPESQNDPPPPVQRKCSTLTNDKKFLLDMLFSKTTAPGPLSPTAAASDIEEEGSFLPGGGDPGGLGRVLERLSDLRARSVEPPKSSESNTSLRTELEGLEGSAQAALARLTEERQNQQLRQQSSIDMESHAHHLESTQMTPLGPRAPADAWDQLQPSAAALRIKDLDFSDLLDDEDIDVLDVDTFDSSTSSFCLAGIPPPPPPLPGLAAPPPPPPPPPACPVPPPPPPPPGAPPPPPSSTSSQKKKKLVKLFWKELKQADGPQKCRFGQGTVWASLDKVAVDTTRLEHLFESKAKELAVTKQKGPETKKSEILVLDPKRSNAINIGMTVLPAVHVIRTAILNFDEFAISKEGIEKILTMTPTEEEKQKIQEAQLANPDVPLGTAEQFLFSLASISALIPRLQLWAFKLNYEALEKEIAEPLFDLKLGMEQLASNQTFKRILATLLAIGNFLNGSNAKGFELNYLEKVVEVKDTVHRQSLLHHTCNQVVENYPESSDIYSEIPAITRSAKVDFELLSENLVQLEKRCKASWDNLKVVAKHETKAVLKNKMTEFLKDCTQRIIILKVVHRRVINRFHSFLLFLGQPSSSVRDIKVTSFCRIISEFALEYRTTRERVLTLKRKRATHRERTKTRGKMITETEKFSGAASPEDSPAPVSSPSEVAAGQEEEHENMKNLLISSSSGLTVDDRGLRRSRAVRSLGRVSPSAVSVAKEDGTNSPDDATDEIMDRLVKSVTKNPSDRPSSPKARKRSRLNRKSMRRTLKSGLTLDVVQALGLNNTTGDKV; from the exons ttGGAAGATTGCACCCTTCAGCTGTCTCCTAATGGAAACTACCTGGACTTGGACTTGTCTCTGGCCGAGCAGAAAGACGAGCTGGAGAGTTTCTACGATGACGTGAT gaaaggaaagaaaccCATTCTGATCCTGAGGACTCAGCTCTCCGTCCGCGTTCACTCCGTCCTCG AGAAGCTGTATAACTCTCACGGTCCAGAGCTCAGACGGTCTCTCTTCTCCCTCAAACAGCTTTTCCAG GATGATAAAGACCTGGTTCCAGAGTTTGTGGCCTCTGAAGGTTTGACATGTTTCATTAAAGTTGGAGCAGAGGCTGACCACAACTACCAGAACTACATCCTGAGAG CTCTCAGTCAGATCATGCTGTTTGTGGATGGAATGAACGGAGTGATAAATCACAATGAGACGGTGCAGTGGCTCTACACGCTGACGGGAAGTCTG TCTCGTCTGGTGGTGAAAACGGCTCTGAAGCTGCTCATCGTCTTTGTGGAATATGCAGAGTCCAACAGTCCTCTACTCATCCAGGCTGTCAACACGGTGGACGGAAACAGAG gtGTGCAGCCATGGAGTTATGTGATGGAggttctgcaggaaaaaaacgGCTCCGACCCAGAACTGCTCATGTTCACTATGACTCTCATCAACAAG actCTGGCAGCGCTGCCCGACCAGGATTCGTTCTACGATGTGACGGACAGTCTGGAGCAGCTGGGGATGGAGACCATCATCCAGAAACACATGAACAACAAGGGAGCAGAACCTGAGCTCAGAGCACAGTTCACCGTGTACGAG acagCTCTGAGGCATGAGGACGGTGATGTGGAAGACTCGTCCCACCCCATTCgtaaagagagaagaaagatggCCACAGGCGAGCAGGAGGGACGGAGGAGTCGCCGCTCATCCAGCCAAAACCTCCCTGACCTCCTGTCTTCCTCCGCAGGATCCTCCCGGCCTGCGTCCCCCACACCCAGTGCATTCCTCTCCCCCTCCACCGCTGACCCTGTGGTCTCCTCCACCAGCCCCACGCCCGGGCTCGGCAGCAGGCCGTCCTCTCCGCTGACCTCTGATTCTAGCAGCCCCACCTGCAGTCCATCTGGATCCCAGAGAGGGTCTCCTGTTCCCCCTCAGACTGCCCCCAATGGTACCATGACCACAGAGCAGGACATGAAGACGCCGTCCAGCCC GAGTCGCTCTTTCCTCAGCCACCACATGTCAGCTCTGGGTCTGAGCAGGAAGTCCAGACTCTTCTCCAAAACCAGCTCCATCTCTGAGGAGCCGTCAGCCGCCTGCAG CTCGTCCCCCTCAGATGTCTCTCTCCAGTTGAACCCAGAGCAGCCCGGCAGTAAGACGGAGACTAAAACCAGTTTTAA ccCAGATGACTATAATGTAAATATGGACAAGCCAGTTCTGAGGAAGTTTGC AGACACCTTCCTGCACCGCCTGGCAGCCACACAgtgggagaagaagaggaggagcaaaCAGCTGAGCCAGCCTCGGCTGTCCACGTCTGATGACATCATAACCCTGAGCCCACAGCCGGCGGTAGAGGAGGGCGGCGATGTCCCGGCTGAGGAGCCGTTGTGTCCTG tTCCAGCATCCAGCAGTCTGGACACTAACAGACGCCCGGAGTCCCAGAATGACCCAC CGCCACCTGTGCAGCGTAAGTGCAGCACGTTGACCAACGACAAGAAGTTTCTGCTGGACATGCTTTTCTCCAAGACCACTGCCCCGGGGCCGCTGAGCCCGACGGCTGCTGCTTCTGACATCGAGGAAGAAGGCAGCTTCCTGCCCG GTGGTGGAGATCCGGGCGGTCTGGGTCGTGTGTTGGAGCGTCTCTCCGACCTCAGAGCGCGCTCAGTGGAGCCTCCTAAGTCCAGCGAGAGCAACACCTCCCTGAGGACGGAGCTGGAGGGTCTAGAAGGTTCCGCCCAGGCAGCACTGGCCCGACTGACTGAAGAAAGACAG AACCAGCAGCTCCGGCAGCAGAGCAGCATCGACATGGAAAGCCACGCCCACCACCTGGAGTCGACCCAGATGACCCCGCTGGGCCCCAGAGCCCCTGCAGACGCCTGGGACCAGCTGCAACCCAGCGCCGCTGCCCTGCGCATCAAAGACCTGGACTTTTCGGACCTGCTAGACGACGAAGACATTGACGTTTTGGACGTGGACACCTTCgactcctccacctcctccttctgcttAGCTGGcatccctccccctccccctcctctacCTGGCCTGGCtgctcctccccctcctcctccgcctccacCAGCCTGTCCAGTCCCACCacctcccccccctcccccaggtgctcctccccctcctccctcatcCACGTCCtcccagaagaagaagaagctggtGAAATTGTTCTGGAAGGAGCTGAAGCAGGCGGACGGACCTCAGAAGTGTCGATTCGGTCAGGGGACGGTGTGGGCATCTCTGGACAAGGTGGCTGTGGACACCACCCGCCTTGAGCACCTGTTTGAATCTAAAGCCAAGGAACTGGCTGTCACCAAG CAGAAAGGACCTGAGACCAAAAAGTCTGAGATTCTGGTTCTGGACCCAAAGAGGAGCAACGCCATCAACATCGGTATGACCGTCCTGCCGGCCGTCCACGTCATCAGGACCGCCATCCTCAACTTTGACGAGTTTGCCATCAGCAAAGAGGGAATCGAG AAGATCCTGACCATGACCCCCacggaggaggagaagcagaagatCCAGGAGGCTCAGCTGGCCAATCCCGACGTCCCCCTCGGCACAGCGGAGCAGTTCCTCTTCAGTCTGGCCTCCATCAGCGCCCTGATCCCCCGCCTGCAGCTCTGGGCCTTCAAACTCAACTACGAGGCTTTGGAAAAG GAGATCGCAGAGCCCCTGTTTGACCTGAAGCTGGGCATGGAGCAGCTGGCCTCCAACCAGACCTTCAAGAGAATCCTGGCAACACTGCTCGCCATTGGAAACTTCCTCAACGGCTCCAAC gccAAAGGCTTTGAGCTGAACTACCTGGagaaggtggtggaggtgaAGGACACAGTCCACCGTCAGTCCCTGCTGCATCACACCTGCAACCAGGTGGTGGAAAATTACCCAGAATCCTCGGACATCTACTCCGAGATCCCCGCCATCACCCGATCTGCCAAA gTGGACTTCGAGCTGCTCTCAGAAAACCTGGTCCAGCTGGAGAAACGCTGCAAAGCATCATGGGACAACCTGAAGGTGGTAGCCAAACACGAAACCAAAGCAGTGCTGAAGAACAAGATGACGGAGTTCCTGAAGGACTGTACACAGAGGATCATCATCCTGAAGGTCGTCCACCGGCGGGTCATCAACag gtTCCACTCCTTCCTGCTGTTCCTGGGTCAGCCGTCCTCCTCGGTCCGGGACATTAAAGTCACCAGCTTCTGTCGGATCATCAGCGAGTTCGCTCTGGAGTATCGCACCACCAGAGAGCGAGTCCTCACCCTCAAACGGAAACGAGCCACTCACCGAGAACGAACCAAGACCAGAGGCAAGATGATCACCGAG ACAGAGAAGTTTTCAGGGGCCGCGTCTCCCGAGGACAGTCCAGCTCCAGTCTCCAGCCCGTCAGAGGTGGCTGCTGGTCAGGAGGAGGAGCACGAGAACATGAAGAACCTGctgatcagcagcagcagcggtcTGACTGTGGACGACAGAGGCCTGAGACGCTCCAGAGCCGTCCGCA GTCTGGGCAGAGTGAGTCCATCTGCGGTGTCTGTGGCCAAAGAAGACGGGACCAACTCCCCGGACGATGCCACGGATGAGATCATGGACCGACTGGTTAAGTCCGTTACCAAGAATCCGTCAGACCGACCGTCCAGCCCAAAGGCCCGCAAACGGTCCCGACTCAACAGGAAGTCAA tgagGAGGACTCTGAAGAGCGGTCTCACTCTGGACGTGGTTCAGGCTCTAGGACTCAACAACACGACAGGAGACAAGGTCTGA